The sequence GCTTCGGTAGTTGCAGTAACCCAAGGAGGCTCCGGCAGTCACGCCACCATAGTTCTTTCCATAGGGTTTGATCCACCAATCACGCGCAGGACGGTCGTAATACCCATCACCCAGTGAAATCCCATAGCCTGCGTATCCCTGAATGTAGGCACTTGTCTTCCCAAGTCCCAAATTGTACCTGACATCAACCAACGCCGGCAAGAGCCGCTGAAAAGCAATGGATTCGTAGCCCAAACCGATTCCCGTCATCCACCGCTCATTCCATTGCCAACCATTGACCATTTGGAAACTGGGCCCGATCGCCGAGGCGAAGTAGTTGCATACAGTGAAATTCAACGAAGTATGGTTGAAATACCCCGCAGTTTTCATGACAAAACGGTGCTTGCGCTTGTCGATGGTGATATGGGCCACGCTGTCGTCCGGAAAATTCCGATAGGTTCCATCTTCGGATTGAATCCGCACATGGTCACCTGCCAATCGTTCCATGAAGGTCCCACTGACGCGTTTTCCATCCGTCAAGCGAATGACATCTTGAGAAAAGGCTGCTGACCATGCCATGATGATCAGCAGCCCTGCTCCTGTTAATCTCTTCATTTGAAGGCGATTGACTTACAGCTGTACGGGAATCAAGCTCAATTGCGTGATGTTGCGCAAGTCGCTGCAATCGTATTGATAGATGCCCGCAGGACCCGTCATGATCAGCTTTGTTCCAAGCGGAATCACGTCGTTGGCGACGATACCCGGGAATTGGGCGGTCATGTTGACTTCAATTGCGCTCAAATCCGTTTTGTCGAATACTTTGAGGCCATCAGGGCCGTCGCAGAGGAACAATGAGTTGTTGGCGACACCCAAACCGCGTGGGTTGGTCATGTTGTAGGTGTACATCAAACGTGGGGCGTTGATATTCGAGATATCGAGCACTTCCAACACATTGACGCCTGCACCGGTACATGGGCGGCCGGTGGACAGTGTCAAGAACGCCTTGTCGCCTTGTACCACCACAGGATCACAACCGGTGCCATGATCATACTGCGAAAGGTAGGTCGGGCTGGAAGGATTGCTGAGGTTGAAAATCAACATGCCCATGGTCGTGCCGATGAAAAGATGGCCTTCGGCAGGAAACACCGTTTCTGGAAATCCTGACCAGTTCAGATCGACATCGTTCAGGTGATTGATCCCCGTCGCAACGTCAAATGTGGACAATTGCCAGTTGTTAATGGCATAGAGGTAATGGTCTTCGAGGGCAAATTTGGCTGTAGAAGCTGCAATCCCGACACTGGACTGATTGGTGGTACGACCGTTACCCGTTCCGCCGCCAAAGTTGTTCATTGGAGTTACGGACACCATCTCACCGCCATTGTACATGTCATCGGAGGTGTACTCACCAACTTTCCATCCGACTACGATACCCTTGGAAGGATCGACGTTGGCAATGGGATAGTTACGGTTGAAACCGTCGAGATAGGCGAAGTTTTCGTAGGCTACGTAATCAAACACTTCGGTGGCGCGGTCTTTCAAAACCGGGTTGCGTGGATCCGTGATGTCAAAAGACAAAAGATCCTTGTAGCTGTCGAGATAAAGCGTGTTTTCACGGACTGCAATGTCTGCACTTGCCTGAACAGGGAGGAAACCCAAGTTCACAGGGCTGCTAGGTTGCGAATTGTCGAAGAAGTGAAGACCCTTCATGTATTCGTTGACCAGGAGCAGGTTGCCATAGACATAAATGCGGCCAGGATTTTGAAGCGAACGCGGCGCTTCCATCGTGATAGATTTGGAACGCCAAGTTTCCAAGCTTTCATAGACCGGGACATTGGCGGTGAATGTGCGGACTGTGCGATCTGTACAACCGAAAGTCAGCACCGTCAGGAGCAAAACAACAAGGGATGAAATTTTGATACGCATAGGAGGTACTTATTTTATGCTAAGTTAATCCGAATCTCAAAAACCGCAAGTGTCAAAATCGATCCATGGTGACGCACTTGCACCACTTCTCAACGGAATCCGCCAGCTGCGATGCCTGCCATCACCCCGATCAAAATTCCGACCACATAGAGGCCAATCACGATGATCGTCATGATCCCCACAAAACGGTAATGGTTACGCAATTGCTCGAAGGAAGACTCCAAACTCATCGAATCACGCATGGTGATGGCATTGAGCATCTTCGAGGAAAATTTGTTCAGGAAAAGGACCGGGAAAAAGTACAGACCGGCCATGACCAGGTACACTACGCCGATCAAGCCCATCGGCGCGCCACCAAACATGCCGCGGCTGCCATACATGGAACTCGCCCGGCCACTGATCAAGGCACCGCCGGCAAACATGAGCAGGGCTGCGAGCACCATAAATCCGATGCCGATAAACCCGAGAATGGACAGGAAACGCGCCCATTTTGCAGTGCTTTCTAGAAAAGATGTGGAATTGGGTGACAGTTGGAGGCCGCCGTCTTTGGATTCTTGGTCAAATGGATTCATTGAAGTGTATATTTTGATTTGAATGCAATGTAGCTGAAAATCAATTCCAAACCTCCAACTCAGGAACAAATTTTCAGAATTCATGGCCAAAATCATCCGATCAGCATGCAAAGCCTGATTTTTGTCAACACGAAGAAAAACTTGGCGATCTAGATTCGCAGCAGATTCACCGCTTAATTTGTTGAAACCTCCTCTTTATGAAATCTGAAACACTTGCACAAGCAGAATGGGCATTGGAATCACTGCTGCGTGGTTCGGTCAATGAACGTGAAGCATTGCGCGACCGTCTGGAAGATCCGAACGATGCTTCGATCGACAAGTCTGCGCTTTTGGGCATGGTCATGGGACAGTTAAATGGAGATTTTGAAGCGCAAAAAATGTTGGCAGTACCCATAGGAAGCGAGAAGCGTGCAACCTACTATTGGTTGCTCACCATACTTGGCCGGCTTGTGAAAAAAGATACTGAAAGTGTAACATTGTTAACCAAGGTCGTCAAGAGCTGCGTTGGCGATCAAAATTGTGACCCAAAGGCTCGCTATTGGGCATTGGAGTCGTTGATCAAGTTGGAAGCTGAGCAACTCATTGGCATTGCCAAAGAAATCCTTGGGAATGAGCCGACATTCCTTCCCCCACCACCCGAAACGCCAGAGAAAGACGCAAAAAAGGGAAATAACGACGGTACGGTAGCAGCGGAAGTACCAAAAAAGCCGAAATCAAACATCGTCTATTCACTCGCGTTGGCTATTCTACTTGATCAAAATGCGAAACAGCCGGAGGACAAATCACAATTGAATGGTGAGCTCATCGTTGCAGGGCTAAAGGACAACTACGGCCACCGAATGGCCATGCGGGTATTGCCTCATCCCGATGCGATCAAAGAATTGTGCACTTGGCTTCATCCAAATGTCCCGGGCAAGCCTTGCGACACCGATGCCCTCGCCGACGCCGTGCAAGCACTTGCTGTCTTGCCCTTGAAGCACGAACACCAAGAAATGGCCGCAGAAGCCTTGGCATCGTTTATCCGGCGCGCGCGGCATCATTCTTGGTGGAATAGCCTGCATGCCATGGCCCTCCATGGTCTCGGTCGGTTCAAATACCCCGCTGCAGTACAGATTTTGGTCGAAGACCTCGGTGATCCGCATCCGGCGATCTTGTACGAAGCCGCCAAAGCCTTGGAAGCCACCGTGGGCGTCAGGA comes from Bacteroidota bacterium and encodes:
- a CDS encoding HEAT repeat domain-containing protein — protein: MKSETLAQAEWALESLLRGSVNEREALRDRLEDPNDASIDKSALLGMVMGQLNGDFEAQKMLAVPIGSEKRATYYWLLTILGRLVKKDTESVTLLTKVVKSCVGDQNCDPKARYWALESLIKLEAEQLIGIAKEILGNEPTFLPPPPETPEKDAKKGNNDGTVAAEVPKKPKSNIVYSLALAILLDQNAKQPEDKSQLNGELIVAGLKDNYGHRMAMRVLPHPDAIKELCTWLHPNVPGKPCDTDALADAVQALAVLPLKHEHQEMAAEALASFIRRARHHSWWNSLHAMALHGLGRFKYPAAVQILVEDLGDPHPAILYEAAKALEATVGVRIATDRIVEVASKKTESMIFRYANALRYMDRAEVANQLEHLMFTGELVMQETARNLLGELGGREAMDKLRNRTETMKAHREAIEKTEDDVKRLFDKSLEEARSGYTISTSMNFMLFLVGLAFMGVFLFLLMRDPDLKNDTIGKLIAGGGGAFVLIYNMFFAKTRDQVRESAEHLLGLKVIFLGYLRQLHQTDQAYVRRYLEDKTIATTELKEYADLITATMQTALAEIKGNVKGSSDYNPPAQGGTTGGGPSTV